A section of the Spirochaetota bacterium genome encodes:
- a CDS encoding putative sugar nucleotidyl transferase: MHIVLYEDSFYPNFIPFYLFHNVFDLYYGFRRIYSKIIDIKRKNKNIKGVTFIGRKLQLEYFLEKTKLTNDIFEYEEDILFINSRITDINEAFKLKQREYIIDNDGFVIAIRVDKSSKRELNIKGLFSNEINANTISSNLIKINKVSSLAYSFDLIKNLNKEFFRDYERNYSDIKKHLKRIKKDIFVGKNCKISKFVDFDTKNGPIIISDNVTINSFTVICGPVYIGNGSLIDNAYIRENCVIGNICKISGEIEESYIMDYTNKHHEGFLGHSYLGEWVNIGAMTTTSDLKNNYSNIKFQIGNKTIDAGTIKMGALIGDHVKTAIGVMINCGTIIGAGSVIFKTPENKTIEPLRWGLEEYRKDIFIENTKKVMKRRDIEMSHSLISIIENL; this comes from the coding sequence ATGCATATTGTTCTATATGAGGATTCATTTTATCCAAACTTTATTCCATTTTACTTATTTCATAATGTATTTGATCTATATTATGGATTTAGAAGAATATATAGCAAAATAATTGATATAAAAAGAAAAAATAAGAATATTAAAGGTGTTACATTTATAGGAAGAAAACTTCAACTAGAATATTTTTTAGAAAAAACAAAATTGACTAATGATATCTTTGAGTATGAAGAAGATATTTTATTTATAAACTCAAGAATTACAGATATAAATGAAGCTTTTAAGTTAAAACAGAGAGAATATATTATAGATAATGATGGATTTGTAATAGCAATTAGAGTTGATAAAAGTTCTAAAAGAGAACTAAATATAAAAGGACTCTTTTCAAATGAAATAAATGCAAATACAATATCAAGTAATTTGATTAAAATAAATAAAGTAAGTTCTCTTGCATATTCATTTGATTTAATAAAGAATCTTAATAAAGAATTTTTTAGAGATTATGAAAGAAATTATTCTGATATAAAAAAGCATTTGAAAAGAATTAAGAAAGATATTTTTGTTGGTAAAAATTGCAAAATTTCTAAATTTGTTGATTTTGATACAAAAAATGGCCCAATTATAATTTCTGATAATGTTACAATAAATTCTTTTACAGTAATATGTGGACCAGTTTATATAGGAAATGGTTCTCTTATAGATAATGCATATATAAGAGAAAATTGTGTAATTGGGAATATATGTAAAATATCAGGAGAGATCGAGGAATCCTATATTATGGATTATACAAATAAACATCATGAAGGTTTTTTAGGGCATTCATATTTAGGAGAATGGGTGAACATAGGTGCAATGACTACAACATCGGATTTAAAAAATAATTATTCAAATATTAAATTTCAGATTGGCAATAAAACAATAGATGCAGGGACTATAAAAATGGGTGCTTTGATTGGAGATCATGTAAAAACTGCTATTGGTGTAATGATCAATTGTGGAACCATTATAGGTGCTGGTTCAGTAATCTTTAAAACCCCAGAAAATAAAACAATAGAACCATTAAGGTGGGGTTTAGAAGAGTATAGAAAAGATATTTTTATTGAAAATACTAAAAAAGTTATGAAACGAAGAGATATTGAGATGAGCCATAGCTTAATTTCAATTATAGAGAATTTATAA
- a CDS encoding amidohydrolase family protein, with protein sequence MKVRLFKNGKIYSIKKDGDYFRNMLAINGKIYFTSDEDISISRYLRDKDVEVKIYDLDGKTCIPSFCDAHIHLSFGAKTFEFLDLQNCFTLEKIFDSFEHYFENKENLSNEFIIGFGFDKNNFDKKQSLNKYVIDQYIQNKYPNLKENIKVLIYSKDYHSAYVNTNLLNFILKRIKLSMNNFFSKIIKGADNMEGIIQTIDKENGIFYENSLKFLSNTVNDILNSDDERIIKSIKKFVKYLQSFGITAVSDCALLFKDSSFRYFQKIEHENIAFRNLVCIPEDALDKFIDLNLITGKGSNYFKVGPLKLIYDGSIGSQTAYVDKPYYGKENDKYAFGIKNYSPKYIKEILDKCLVNNIGLAIHAIGNRANREVIEIFSNIRSLNSNVLLRLEHAQILEDDEIQKLKHLNIFVVMQPVHIDQDYYTYQKYLNEYIFLSYRFRSLMNNNVTVAFSTDFPVAKINPFYGIFASIYQEGFDISKGKIFNPEEKISLFDAIRNYTYNSHKASLFENSGILSEGYNADLIVLDRDIFSLSNPYEIIDTKVIKTYFEGEEIFSL encoded by the coding sequence ATGAAAGTAAGACTTTTTAAAAATGGCAAAATATATTCTATTAAAAAAGATGGAGACTATTTTAGAAATATGCTTGCTATTAATGGTAAAATATATTTTACATCGGATGAAGATATTTCAATTTCGAGGTATTTAAGGGATAAAGATGTTGAAGTAAAAATTTATGATCTAGATGGGAAAACTTGTATTCCCTCTTTTTGTGATGCTCACATACATCTTTCTTTTGGAGCTAAAACATTTGAATTTTTAGATTTGCAAAACTGTTTTACTTTAGAAAAAATATTTGATAGTTTTGAACATTATTTTGAAAATAAAGAGAATTTAAGCAATGAGTTTATTATTGGCTTTGGTTTTGATAAAAATAATTTTGATAAAAAACAATCATTAAATAAATATGTTATTGATCAGTATATACAAAATAAATATCCCAATTTAAAAGAAAACATAAAAGTTTTAATTTATTCAAAAGATTACCATTCAGCTTATGTAAACACTAATTTGCTTAATTTTATTTTGAAAAGGATTAAGTTATCTATGAATAATTTCTTTTCTAAAATTATTAAAGGTGCAGATAATATGGAAGGGATAATTCAAACAATAGATAAAGAAAATGGAATATTTTATGAAAATTCTTTAAAATTTTTATCAAATACTGTAAATGATATATTAAATTCAGATGATGAGCGAATTATTAAAAGTATTAAGAAGTTTGTAAAATATTTACAATCTTTTGGAATAACTGCAGTTTCAGATTGTGCACTACTTTTTAAAGATTCTTCTTTTAGATATTTTCAAAAAATAGAACATGAAAATATTGCTTTTAGAAATCTTGTTTGTATTCCAGAAGATGCATTAGATAAATTTATTGATTTAAACTTAATTACAGGTAAAGGTTCAAATTACTTTAAGGTTGGACCACTTAAATTAATATATGATGGATCTATTGGTTCTCAAACTGCATATGTTGATAAACCATATTATGGTAAAGAAAATGATAAATATGCTTTTGGAATAAAGAATTATTCACCTAAGTATATAAAAGAAATTTTAGATAAATGTTTGGTAAATAATATAGGTCTCGCAATCCATGCAATAGGAAACAGAGCAAACAGAGAAGTAATAGAAATATTTTCAAATATAAGATCTCTAAATTCAAATGTATTATTGAGACTTGAACATGCTCAGATACTAGAGGATGATGAAATACAAAAATTGAAACACTTAAATATATTTGTTGTTATGCAGCCTGTTCATATAGATCAGGATTATTATACCTACCAAAAATATCTCAATGAATATATATTTTTATCTTATAGATTTAGAAGTTTAATGAATAATAATGTAACAGTTGCATTTTCAACAGATTTTCCTGTCGCTAAAATAAATCCTTTTTATGGAATATTTGCTAGTATTTATCAGGAAGGATTTGATATTTCAAAAGGAAAAATATTTAATCCAGAAGAAAAAATTTCACTTTTTGATGCAATTAGAAATTATACTTATAATTCCCATAAAGCTTCTCTTTTTGAAAATTCTGGTATTTTATCTGAAGGGTATAATGCTGATTTAATAGTTTTAGATAGAGATATTTTTAGTCTTTCTAATCCTTATGAAATAATAGATACAAAAGTTATAAAAACATATTTTGAAGGAGAGGAAATATTTTCTCTTTAA
- a CDS encoding PBP1A family penicillin-binding protein: MKLKFINILTIILFAGTILAGITIGVVFASFSRIDIEKIITEKQLSIPTIIYDINGKVIDELFQEKREIIPFRDIPENLIKAFIAYEDKDFYKHHGFNTKRILISMLYNIKRILTKQKGTIVGGSTITQQLAKRLFTESEKTIYRKLRELWYTVQIEKKFSKNEILEFYLNEVYFGHGVYGIKTASEFYFGKNVKDLTLAECALLATLPQSPVYNSPILYPENSKKRVKMALDRMIELNFVSKEEAQKSYEKLWESLSERNFASISSPYFLSKSKAPYYTDAVLNVLKNDFTPEDIYKKGLRIYTACNLDYQVVAEKYLKEALEKLNAEYSKSTKNKNDYIINNYLDIIDFFFEMNNIQTGITNNKANIKYNKFYKENVVDFINLLTQNQNSTKLANIFENYKILYQKELEKNFIQGAIVSIEPSTGYVLVLVGGYEWTKQDQLNRALRVRFQPGSGIKPFIYAGALEKRIITPSTVILDAPIIYQFSENDIWTPSNYDGQFSGYVRVRDALRKSINIPAIKVMEALGISETLEYLSKFYSVTNIFEGKQVKNKSDFPPYLSTALGTISISPLQAAKAFSIFANKGKEVYPIIVRYVTDREGRIIKNYEQEYNQKLLSKSAEEIQIVSPQTAFLISSILKDAAAPGGTAYASLSQFKLDFDFAVKTGTTQNWKDAWMNGYTDNLTTIVWIGFDRASSLGLGYTGGYTCGPIWGKFMQYIYQILKRAKPKFSVPSGIIALTIDSYSGLLSSPNSPRSYTEYFIAGTQPKTYASTGGLFLLSYPTRNYYSGQESSESSANSEEESGSFFKTPSDND; this comes from the coding sequence ATGAAATTAAAATTTATAAATATTTTAACTATAATTTTATTTGCAGGAACTATTTTGGCTGGGATAACTATTGGGGTTGTTTTTGCATCTTTTTCTAGAATAGATATAGAAAAAATTATTACTGAGAAACAACTATCAATTCCTACAATTATTTATGATATTAATGGAAAAGTTATAGACGAACTTTTTCAGGAAAAAAGAGAAATTATTCCATTTAGAGATATACCTGAAAATCTCATTAAAGCATTTATAGCATATGAAGATAAAGATTTTTACAAACATCATGGTTTTAACACTAAAAGAATCCTTATATCAATGTTATATAATATAAAAAGAATCTTAACAAAACAAAAAGGGACAATAGTTGGTGGATCAACTATTACACAGCAATTAGCAAAAAGATTATTTACAGAATCTGAAAAAACTATATATAGAAAATTAAGGGAGTTATGGTATACAGTACAAATTGAAAAAAAATTTTCTAAAAATGAAATATTAGAATTTTACTTAAATGAAGTTTATTTTGGTCATGGTGTTTATGGAATTAAAACTGCTTCAGAATTTTATTTTGGTAAAAATGTCAAAGACCTTACCTTAGCAGAATGTGCTCTTCTTGCTACACTTCCACAATCTCCAGTTTATAATTCTCCAATTCTATATCCAGAAAACTCTAAAAAAAGAGTTAAAATGGCTTTGGATAGAATGATTGAGTTGAATTTTGTATCCAAGGAAGAAGCTCAAAAATCATATGAAAAATTATGGGAAAGTTTATCTGAAAGAAATTTTGCATCAATATCTTCACCTTATTTTCTATCAAAAAGCAAAGCCCCATATTATACCGATGCTGTACTTAATGTTCTAAAGAATGATTTTACACCTGAAGATATTTATAAAAAGGGTTTAAGGATATATACTGCATGCAACCTTGATTATCAAGTAGTAGCAGAAAAATATTTAAAAGAAGCTTTAGAAAAATTAAATGCTGAATATTCAAAAAGTACTAAAAATAAAAACGACTATATAATTAATAATTATCTCGATATTATAGATTTCTTTTTTGAAATGAATAATATTCAAACAGGAATAACAAATAATAAAGCAAATATTAAATATAATAAATTCTATAAAGAAAATGTTGTTGACTTTATAAATCTCTTAACCCAAAATCAAAACTCAACAAAACTTGCCAATATTTTTGAAAATTATAAAATCTTATATCAAAAAGAACTTGAAAAAAACTTTATCCAGGGAGCTATTGTTTCAATTGAACCTTCAACTGGTTATGTTTTAGTTTTAGTCGGTGGTTATGAGTGGACAAAGCAAGATCAACTAAACAGAGCTTTAAGAGTCAGATTTCAACCTGGTTCAGGAATAAAACCTTTTATCTATGCTGGAGCACTTGAAAAAAGAATAATTACACCTTCTACTGTTATACTTGATGCCCCTATCATATACCAATTTTCAGAAAATGATATATGGACTCCTTCTAATTATGATGGTCAATTTTCTGGTTATGTAAGAGTTAGAGATGCTTTAAGAAAGTCAATAAATATTCCCGCAATCAAAGTAATGGAGGCACTAGGTATATCAGAAACATTAGAATATTTATCAAAGTTTTATTCTGTAACAAACATATTTGAAGGTAAACAGGTAAAAAACAAATCTGATTTTCCTCCCTACCTTTCGACAGCTTTAGGCACTATATCAATATCTCCATTACAAGCAGCAAAGGCTTTTTCAATTTTTGCAAATAAAGGAAAAGAAGTATATCCTATTATAGTTAGATATGTAACAGACAGAGAAGGGAGAATAATTAAAAATTATGAACAAGAATATAATCAAAAACTGCTTTCAAAATCCGCAGAAGAAATTCAGATTGTTTCACCTCAAACTGCATTCTTAATCTCAAGCATTTTAAAAGATGCTGCTGCACCTGGAGGTACAGCATATGCTTCACTTTCTCAGTTTAAATTAGATTTCGATTTTGCTGTTAAAACTGGAACAACACAAAACTGGAAAGATGCATGGATGAATGGATATACTGATAATCTTACAACAATTGTATGGATAGGTTTTGATAGAGCTTCTTCACTAGGACTTGGTTATACTGGTGGTTATACGTGTGGGCCAATATGGGGAAAATTTATGCAATATATTTATCAAATTTTGAAAAGGGCTAAACCAAAATTTTCAGTCCCATCTGGAATAATTGCACTTACTATTGATTCTTATAGTGGACTTTTATCCTCACCTAACTCCCCCAGATCTTATACAGAATATTTTATTGCTGGAACTCAACCTAAAACTTATGCCTCAACAGGTGGACTTTTTTTGCTATCATATCCAACAAGAAACTATTATAGTGGTCAGGAAAGTTCTGAATCTTCAGCAAATAGTGAAGAAGAAAGTGGATCCTTTTTTAAAACCCCATCAGATAATGATTGA
- the argS gene encoding arginine--tRNA ligase produces MYSLVEIKDLLSIVIKNILFEEFSLEITEEEIYNLIEYPENPQNGDISLPLFQFSKLLKKNPIDLSQVLINKLNNNNIIKTHKYFDKIFFLSGYLNFFINKIVFENLFNNFIKNGFTIKITPFFKDFKLVMDYSSPNIAKPFGIGHLISTSLGEAIKRVYQELGAKVIGINYLGDWGTQFGKLIYSIKEWTNLSDFENNKLNIYDLFNLYVKYHKEEEIHPEITEKAREIFLKLEQGDEEYLKIWEKIKNISLKEFHDIYKLLNIDFDFIEGESKYKEKDLKKILNILEINKILNLSEGAKVVYLNEVYNDKEMPPAIIVRSNGTSTYLLRDISALLDRWERFHFDRILYIVGVTQELHFKQVFGVIKKLNFPFKNRTFHVSFGTMRFLGQKMATREGNIIFLKDVFDKIYEKAYNLTIEKGISKNPEDTAKKISIGALNFSILKNSRTKDIDFNFDKVLSFEGDSSIYIQYTISRLNSILKNFFCKYQIDEFNQIKLNNNNGNLFKKELLYFIKKENIDLNETVKSVVNFIISNELFNSILKETLKFEDIILSAGKIYEPYIITRFTLKLCSLINTLYNKERIINEDKNESFIKIIIIYYINGILKKCIKLLNIPEIESL; encoded by the coding sequence ATGTATTCTCTTGTCGAAATTAAAGATCTTTTATCAATAGTTATTAAGAATATTCTATTTGAAGAGTTTTCTCTTGAAATTACAGAAGAAGAGATATATAATCTAATTGAGTACCCAGAAAATCCTCAAAATGGAGATATATCTTTACCATTATTTCAATTCTCAAAATTATTAAAAAAAAATCCAATAGATCTTTCGCAGGTTTTAATTAATAAATTAAATAATAATAACATAATAAAAACTCACAAATATTTTGACAAAATATTTTTTTTATCTGGTTATTTAAACTTTTTCATAAATAAAATTGTGTTCGAAAATCTTTTTAATAATTTTATTAAAAATGGTTTTACAATCAAAATAACTCCATTTTTTAAAGATTTTAAGCTTGTAATGGACTACTCTTCACCAAATATCGCAAAACCTTTTGGAATTGGTCATTTAATTTCTACATCACTTGGAGAAGCAATTAAAAGAGTATATCAAGAACTAGGAGCAAAAGTTATTGGAATTAATTACCTAGGTGATTGGGGAACTCAATTTGGGAAATTAATTTATTCTATAAAAGAGTGGACTAACCTTTCTGATTTTGAAAATAATAAATTAAACATATATGATTTGTTCAATCTTTATGTAAAATATCATAAAGAAGAAGAAATACATCCAGAAATTACTGAAAAAGCAAGGGAAATTTTCTTAAAACTTGAACAAGGAGATGAAGAATATTTAAAAATCTGGGAAAAAATAAAGAATATTTCATTAAAAGAATTTCATGATATTTATAAACTTCTTAACATTGATTTTGATTTTATAGAAGGAGAATCAAAATACAAAGAAAAGGACCTTAAGAAAATATTAAATATTCTAGAAATAAATAAAATATTAAATTTATCTGAAGGAGCAAAAGTTGTTTACCTAAATGAAGTTTATAATGATAAAGAAATGCCCCCAGCAATAATAGTAAGATCAAATGGTACTTCAACTTATCTTTTAAGAGATATATCTGCACTTCTTGATAGATGGGAAAGGTTTCACTTTGATAGAATTCTATACATAGTAGGTGTAACCCAAGAACTACATTTTAAACAGGTATTTGGAGTAATAAAAAAATTAAATTTTCCATTTAAAAATAGAACTTTTCATGTTAGTTTTGGAACAATGAGATTTCTTGGGCAAAAAATGGCTACAAGGGAAGGAAATATTATATTTTTAAAAGATGTTTTTGATAAAATTTATGAAAAAGCATACAATCTAACAATTGAAAAAGGTATATCTAAAAATCCAGAGGATACTGCAAAAAAAATCTCTATAGGAGCATTAAACTTTTCCATATTAAAAAATTCAAGAACTAAAGATATTGATTTTAATTTTGATAAAGTTCTATCATTTGAAGGCGATTCTTCAATATATATTCAATATACAATCTCAAGATTAAATTCAATATTAAAAAATTTTTTTTGTAAATATCAAATTGATGAATTTAATCAAATAAAATTAAATAATAATAATGGAAATCTATTTAAAAAAGAATTGCTCTATTTCATTAAAAAAGAAAATATTGATTTAAATGAAACTGTTAAAAGTGTAGTTAATTTTATCATCTCAAATGAGCTTTTTAATAGTATTCTAAAAGAAACTCTTAAATTTGAAGATATAATTCTAAGTGCTGGAAAAATTTATGAACCTTATATTATAACAAGATTTACATTAAAATTATGTAGTTTAATTAATACTCTTTATAATAAAGAAAGAATAATAAATGAAGATAAAAATGAAAGTTTTATAAAAATAATAATAATATATTATATTAATGGAATATTAAAAAAATGTATAAAACTCCTGAATATCCCAGAAATAGAATCTTTATAG
- a CDS encoding polymer-forming cytoskeletal protein: MAKNFEDFGTFIGEKSFFSGKILTTEQLRVDGKFEGEELRVEHLIVGRNGKVKCNIIANTIIVEGIIIGNIYARTRIMLMPTAAILGDIKTPELIIQNGVILEGNCIIAPDPKHYPKEIIEKRYED, encoded by the coding sequence ATGGCTAAAAATTTTGAAGATTTTGGCACATTTATTGGAGAAAAGTCTTTTTTTTCTGGTAAAATTTTGACTACAGAACAATTAAGAGTAGATGGCAAATTTGAAGGTGAAGAGTTAAGAGTTGAGCATTTAATAGTTGGAAGAAATGGTAAAGTTAAATGTAATATTATTGCAAATACTATTATCGTAGAAGGCATTATAATTGGCAACATATATGCAAGAACAAGAATAATGTTAATGCCTACAGCAGCAATATTAGGAGATATAAAAACCCCAGAATTAATTATACAAAATGGCGTTATTCTAGAAGGAAATTGTATAATTGCACCAGATCCAAAACATTACCCAAAAGAAATTATTGAAAAAAGATATGAAGATTAA
- a CDS encoding diacylglycerol kinase family lipid kinase: MVFEFLKKIFSKITFKKKKITSKDNFSKTCIIVNPKAGRHLLLNLIVNIITNKFDQNNISYKVFYTKKEGDATIISSMYNKIVDFFTVVGGDGTIREVIEGFVNNPKPIGIIPTGTANVLALELNLPFLASSAIDVIIKGNKKKIDVGFLNSKPFILMASAGIDALAVHNVNLKVKKIFGKISYIFSAIKSFLIYKPHLMNIYFEDLKIEEKGYLIIASNSKFYGGKFQIDEETKIDDGLLNIFIFKNHGFLNTIRLFLGILTKSHKSFKDCLFYKSSSLRIESQKKVFMQIDGDKAPHTPATINIKNKFVEIFVP, translated from the coding sequence ATGGTTTTTGAATTTTTAAAGAAAATATTTTCAAAAATAACATTTAAAAAGAAAAAGATTACAAGCAAAGATAACTTTTCAAAGACATGTATTATTGTTAACCCTAAGGCAGGAAGGCATTTATTATTAAACCTAATAGTAAACATTATTACAAATAAGTTTGATCAAAATAATATTAGTTATAAAGTTTTTTATACAAAAAAAGAGGGGGATGCCACTATTATATCATCTATGTATAATAAAATAGTTGATTTTTTTACAGTTGTTGGTGGTGATGGAACCATAAGAGAAGTCATTGAAGGTTTCGTTAATAATCCAAAACCCATCGGAATTATACCTACTGGAACAGCAAATGTTCTTGCTTTAGAATTAAATCTTCCATTTCTTGCTTCATCAGCTATTGATGTTATAATAAAAGGAAACAAAAAAAAAATAGATGTAGGGTTTTTAAATAGTAAACCTTTTATATTAATGGCATCAGCTGGAATTGATGCTTTAGCCGTACATAATGTTAATCTTAAAGTTAAAAAAATATTTGGAAAAATTTCATATATATTTTCAGCTATTAAATCTTTTTTAATTTATAAACCCCACTTAATGAATATCTATTTCGAAGATCTAAAAATTGAAGAAAAAGGCTATCTTATAATAGCATCAAATTCTAAATTTTATGGTGGAAAGTTTCAGATAGATGAAGAGACAAAAATAGATGATGGTTTATTAAATATTTTTATCTTTAAAAATCATGGTTTCCTTAATACTATAAGGTTGTTTTTAGGAATATTAACTAAATCCCACAAAAGTTTTAAGGATTGTTTATTTTATAAAAGTTCTTCCTTAAGAATTGAATCTCAAAAAAAAGTATTTATGCAAATTGATGGTGATAAAGCACCCCACACACCAGCAACCATTAATATAAAAAATAAATTTGTAGAAATTTTCGTTCCATAA
- a CDS encoding 4-hydroxythreonine-4-phosphate dehydrogenase PdxA codes for MDIIIITQGDPGGISSEILIKSLIYKFNNCQNFFFNKKFIIFGSIESFIKNILNLIILNLEQLKKGLYINNIKETETINNLIKLDNFLEKITLISDINFLFSINKNSLSLFSFYDPFFEPVIKNNISFKEIFNNFLEKIFDTNILKIIIDDIEKINFLIYNKLEKILDNYKTFLNKNFYNFYLEDGFEKIKNLSSFKYLKNYHIHSIKKIINKNIFYVQYSKNHITNGLMSEIYLYFSAILSINIIKFGIKPSIITLPVSKKSISLIFNKFIGQTEYFQNFFKKYYYNFYFTNLKKILLKFNLSEKNKVNMIFYSDNFSLLLVTTHVPLLKLKNYINERTFSKALINGIEYFKKIYGTNGKIAVLALNPHASDNYIIGKEEKWIKKVIKKLNEENKKNKNNYIEILGPYPADSIFSKYSNNYDDIKLFISFYHDQGLIPFKILSQSGGVNISFGLPILRVSPDHGTAFDIVFKDKANIDSTLKCFEIIEKLNN; via the coding sequence ATGGATATAATTATAATCACACAAGGTGATCCTGGAGGGATATCTTCGGAAATATTAATTAAATCTCTTATTTATAAATTTAATAACTGCCAAAACTTCTTTTTTAATAAAAAATTTATTATATTTGGTTCTATTGAATCATTTATAAAAAATATTTTAAATCTTATAATATTAAATTTAGAACAATTAAAAAAAGGACTTTACATTAATAACATTAAAGAAACCGAAACAATAAATAATTTAATTAAACTTGACAACTTTTTAGAAAAAATAACTTTAATTTCAGATATTAATTTCCTTTTTTCTATTAATAAAAATAGTTTGTCTTTGTTCTCTTTTTATGATCCTTTTTTTGAGCCAGTTATTAAAAATAATATATCTTTCAAAGAAATTTTCAATAATTTTTTAGAAAAAATTTTTGATACAAACATTCTTAAAATAATAATTGATGATATTGAAAAAATCAATTTCTTAATATATAATAAATTAGAAAAAATTTTAGATAATTATAAAACCTTTCTAAATAAAAACTTTTACAACTTTTATTTAGAAGATGGATTTGAAAAAATAAAAAATTTAAGTTCTTTTAAATATTTAAAAAACTATCATATACATAGTATTAAAAAAATAATAAATAAAAATATTTTTTATGTTCAATACTCAAAAAATCATATAACAAATGGATTGATGTCTGAAATTTATCTATATTTTTCTGCTATACTTTCTATTAATATAATAAAATTTGGAATTAAACCTTCAATTATTACTTTACCTGTTTCAAAAAAATCTATATCTCTTATCTTTAATAAATTTATAGGACAGACCGAATATTTTCAAAATTTTTTTAAGAAATATTATTATAATTTCTATTTCACTAATTTAAAAAAAATATTATTAAAGTTTAATTTATCTGAAAAAAATAAAGTAAATATGATATTTTATTCTGATAATTTTTCATTATTATTGGTTACAACACATGTACCATTATTAAAATTAAAAAATTATATAAATGAAAGAACATTTTCCAAAGCACTCATAAATGGAATAGAATACTTTAAAAAAATCTATGGAACTAATGGTAAAATAGCTGTTTTAGCTTTAAATCCTCATGCATCAGATAATTATATAATAGGAAAAGAAGAAAAATGGATAAAAAAAGTTATTAAAAAATTAAATGAAGAAAATAAAAAAAATAAAAATAATTACATTGAAATATTGGGACCATATCCAGCTGATTCTATATTTTCAAAATATTCTAACAATTATGATGATATTAAATTATTTATTTCTTTTTATCATGATCAAGGTTTAATCCCTTTTAAAATACTCTCACAATCTGGAGGAGTTAATATATCATTTGGATTACCAATTTTAAGAGTTTCTCCTGACCATGGAACTGCTTTTGATATAGTTTTTAAAGATAAAGCAAATATAGATTCTACATTAAAGTGTTTTGAAATAATTGAAAAATTAAATAATTGA
- a CDS encoding ABC transporter ATP-binding protein, which translates to MNNNFLIEINNLSFKYQNSEHFILKEINLKIEQNNFISILGKNGSGKTTLAKLIAGNLENYIGDILINGKNLRNIQRKELSKIVSYLPQIIPENIPFSVFNLILMGRYPYRNLFENYNNEDINIAKKYLKLLDLENYKNNLFDQLSGGEKRRVLLAQTLSSESQILILDEPEAFIDIPHKISLYNYLKILNEKYNKTIILISHDLNLAFKYSKRIIFIAENRIFYDIENPEKLDKNIIRNIFNIEVQILKIDNRPYLIY; encoded by the coding sequence ATGAACAATAACTTTTTAATTGAAATAAACAATCTCTCTTTTAAATACCAAAATTCAGAACATTTTATACTTAAAGAAATCAATTTAAAAATAGAACAAAATAATTTTATTTCAATTCTAGGGAAAAATGGTTCAGGAAAAACAACATTAGCCAAATTAATAGCTGGAAATCTAGAAAATTATATTGGGGATATTTTAATAAATGGTAAAAACTTAAGAAATATTCAAAGAAAAGAATTATCAAAAATAGTTTCATATTTGCCACAAATTATTCCAGAAAATATACCATTTTCTGTTTTTAATTTAATTCTGATGGGAAGATATCCTTATAGAAATTTATTTGAAAACTATAATAATGAAGATATTAATATAGCAAAAAAATATTTAAAATTACTTGATTTAGAAAATTATAAAAATAATTTATTTGATCAGTTATCAGGAGGTGAAAAAAGAAGAGTTTTATTAGCTCAAACTTTATCAAGTGAATCTCAAATACTTATATTAGATGAACCTGAAGCTTTTATTGATATCCCTCATAAAATATCTCTTTACAATTATTTAAAAATATTAAATGAAAAATATAATAAAACAATTATATTGATATCACATGACTTAAATTTAGCTTTTAAATATTCTAAAAGAATTATTTTTATTGCAGAAAATAGAATTTTTTATGATATAGAAAACCCTGAAAAACTCGATAAAAATATTATAAGAAATATATTCAATATTGAAGTACAAATACTGAAAATAGATAATAGACCCTATCTGATATATTGA